One window from the genome of Pogoniulus pusillus isolate bPogPus1 chromosome 7, bPogPus1.pri, whole genome shotgun sequence encodes:
- the TRMT6 gene encoding tRNA (adenine(58)-N(1))-methyltransferase non-catalytic subunit TRM6 isoform X2: MNGAAMAAGPGRSPCIREGDCAVLKRDDVFKAVPVLRRRKIIFEKQWFYLDNAIGHIYGTTFEVTSGGSLQPKQEVEEATTETKEAGTDNRNIVDDGKSQKLTHDDIKALKDKGIKGQEIVQQLIENSTTFRDKTEFAQDKYIKKKKKKYEAVITIVKPSTRILSTMYYAREPGKINHLRYDTLAQMLTLGNVRAGNKMIVMETCAGLVLGAVMERMGGYGTIIQMYPGGGPVRAATSCFGFPKHFLDNLHEFPLSKVESLLSGTFSTEALPSEPEGNTLVEEESNGLSDEKQVTEEEPATEASMEVNQTEEQETMDTSTEDVEFKENKEKEMKENVREKQRKQWERRKKLIETAALLRERNSDGLIIASKFHPTPLLLSLLEFVAPSRPFVVYCQYKEPLLECYTRLRERGGVVNLKLSETWLRNYQGAVEYEKVLLLP; encoded by the exons ATGAACGGGGCGGCCATGGCGGCGGGCCCCGGCCGCAGCCCCTGCATCCGGGAGGGGGACTGCGCCGTTCTGAAGCGCGACGACGTCTTCAAAGCCGTCCCGGTGCTGCGCAGAAG AAAAATTATTTTTGAGAAGCAGTGGTTCTACTTGGATAATGCCATAGGCCACATCTATGGAACTACATTTGAAGTCAccagtggtggaagcctccagCCAAAGCAAGAGGTAGAAGAGGCAACCACAG AGACTAAAGAAGCAGGTACAGACAATCGGAACATAGTTGACGATGGCAAGTCTCAAAAGCTCACTCATGATGACATAAAGGCTCTGAAGGACAAGGGTATTAAAGGACAG GAAATAGTTCAGCAGCTAATAGAGAACAGCACCACGTTCAGAGACAAAACAGAGTTTGCTCAAGATAAATACatcaagaagaagaagaagaa GTATGAGGCTGTCATTACCATTGTGAAGCCATCCACCCGCATTCTGTCAACCATGTACTATGCAAGGGAGCCTGGGAAAATCAA CCACTTGCGCTACGACACCCTAGctcagatgctgaccttgggcAACGTCCGTGCTGGCAACAAGATGATTGTGATGGAAACCTGTGCAGGCctggtgctgggagctgtgatGGAGCGTATGGGAG GCTATGGAACCATCATTCAGATGTATCCAGGAGGGGGACCTGTCAGAGCTGCTACCAGTTGCTTTGGATTTCCAAAGCATTTTTTGGATAACCTTCATGAATTTCCTCTCAGCAAAGTGGAGAGTCTCCTCTCTGGGACGTTTTCTACAGAGGCTCTGCCTTCAGAACCTGAAGGGAACACTCTAGTGGAAGAAGAAAGCAATGGACTGAGCGATGAGAAGCAGGTAACAGAGGAGGAGCCTGCTACTGAAGCATCTATGGAGGTCAACCAGACAGAAGAGCAGGAAACAATGGACACCAGCACCGAAGATGTAGAGTTTAAAGagaacaaagagaaagaaatgaaagaaaat GTGCGGGAAAAGCAAAGGAAGCaatgggagaggaggaaaaagctgaTAGAAactgctgccctgctgagagaGAGGAACTCTGATGG cCTAATTATAGCCAGCAAGTTTCACCCCACTCCTTTATTGCTTTCTTTGCTGGAGTTTGTGGCTCCTTCAAGGCCTTTTGTTGTCTACTGCCAGTACAAAGAG CCCTTACTAGAATGTTACACGAGGCTGAGGGAAAGAGGAGGTGTGGTTAACCTGAAGCTGTCTGAAACCTGGCTACGCAACTACCAG ggagctgtggagtatGAAAAGGTTCTTCTCTTGCCCTGA
- the TRMT6 gene encoding tRNA (adenine(58)-N(1))-methyltransferase non-catalytic subunit TRM6 isoform X1, translating into MNGAAMAAGPGRSPCIREGDCAVLKRDDVFKAVPVLRRRKIIFEKQWFYLDNAIGHIYGTTFEVTSGGSLQPKQEVEEATTETKEAGTDNRNIVDDGKSQKLTHDDIKALKDKGIKGQEIVQQLIENSTTFRDKTEFAQDKYIKKKKKKYEAVITIVKPSTRILSTMYYAREPGKINHLRYDTLAQMLTLGNVRAGNKMIVMETCAGLVLGAVMERMGGYGTIIQMYPGGGPVRAATSCFGFPKHFLDNLHEFPLSKVESLLSGTFSTEALPSEPEGNTLVEEESNGLSDEKQVTEEEPATEASMEVNQTEEQETMDTSTEDVEFKENKEKEMKENVREKQRKQWERRKKLIETAALLRERNSDGLIIASKFHPTPLLLSLLEFVAPSRPFVVYCQYKEPLLECYTRLRERGGVVNLKLSETWLRNYQVLPDRSHPKLTMSGGGGYLLSGITVVLDKNRSDSSHSEALKMEEPSSKRCKVQDLHC; encoded by the exons ATGAACGGGGCGGCCATGGCGGCGGGCCCCGGCCGCAGCCCCTGCATCCGGGAGGGGGACTGCGCCGTTCTGAAGCGCGACGACGTCTTCAAAGCCGTCCCGGTGCTGCGCAGAAG AAAAATTATTTTTGAGAAGCAGTGGTTCTACTTGGATAATGCCATAGGCCACATCTATGGAACTACATTTGAAGTCAccagtggtggaagcctccagCCAAAGCAAGAGGTAGAAGAGGCAACCACAG AGACTAAAGAAGCAGGTACAGACAATCGGAACATAGTTGACGATGGCAAGTCTCAAAAGCTCACTCATGATGACATAAAGGCTCTGAAGGACAAGGGTATTAAAGGACAG GAAATAGTTCAGCAGCTAATAGAGAACAGCACCACGTTCAGAGACAAAACAGAGTTTGCTCAAGATAAATACatcaagaagaagaagaagaa GTATGAGGCTGTCATTACCATTGTGAAGCCATCCACCCGCATTCTGTCAACCATGTACTATGCAAGGGAGCCTGGGAAAATCAA CCACTTGCGCTACGACACCCTAGctcagatgctgaccttgggcAACGTCCGTGCTGGCAACAAGATGATTGTGATGGAAACCTGTGCAGGCctggtgctgggagctgtgatGGAGCGTATGGGAG GCTATGGAACCATCATTCAGATGTATCCAGGAGGGGGACCTGTCAGAGCTGCTACCAGTTGCTTTGGATTTCCAAAGCATTTTTTGGATAACCTTCATGAATTTCCTCTCAGCAAAGTGGAGAGTCTCCTCTCTGGGACGTTTTCTACAGAGGCTCTGCCTTCAGAACCTGAAGGGAACACTCTAGTGGAAGAAGAAAGCAATGGACTGAGCGATGAGAAGCAGGTAACAGAGGAGGAGCCTGCTACTGAAGCATCTATGGAGGTCAACCAGACAGAAGAGCAGGAAACAATGGACACCAGCACCGAAGATGTAGAGTTTAAAGagaacaaagagaaagaaatgaaagaaaat GTGCGGGAAAAGCAAAGGAAGCaatgggagaggaggaaaaagctgaTAGAAactgctgccctgctgagagaGAGGAACTCTGATGG cCTAATTATAGCCAGCAAGTTTCACCCCACTCCTTTATTGCTTTCTTTGCTGGAGTTTGTGGCTCCTTCAAGGCCTTTTGTTGTCTACTGCCAGTACAAAGAG CCCTTACTAGAATGTTACACGAGGCTGAGGGAAAGAGGAGGTGTGGTTAACCTGAAGCTGTCTGAAACCTGGCTACGCAACTACCAG gtctTACCAGATAGAAGCCACCCAAAACTGACCATGAGTGGAGGTGGAGGGTATCTGCTGTCTGGCATCACTGTTGTCCTGGATAAGAACAGATCTGATTCCAGTCATTCAGAAGCACTGAAGATGGAAGAACCATCATCTAAAAGGTGCAAAGTTCAAGACCTCCACTGTTAG
- the CHGB gene encoding secretogranin-1, translating into MGPLALLGLLAAAALAGVSTAPVAKEQLEELVTECIVEVLSNALSKPNAPPINPDCKEILKKGGRNDRERSENNQPEVRHLKDTAETAKHLPGSMEEEHRQSEEEGKKSMKGSDQKKLAQEEDKSKEEETGHHAAAEEEELHREEKKHYQEIREEKSYQSEEESQDSQGRAKEVELAVLNRKSPSEGMSTEELPAGGEQRPTGRWRSGEARQSPYKRVPEGEEGEAEGGRSEKPHQESKEGDFSHQQQRAEAEESEEMEEKKPPYNPRRYGKQRVGDSSEEERGPGGEEEESKTEESHLWDKRNQHQKQQEASQQQREEESGSYRRHGSEEVEEKRRAGQGAEEYRERWRQSEESSEEETHRQREDSDERWQEERRPRDGAQEGWRHGSEGRTHLGGESRQELDRYLGGGSKEKQQGGSSRGASEEEGLQKAFGGQRRAEARTHHSTGESAEQLRYLGNGREQEEVEKQHQSNEQMEDEEEDVEEGRYAEREGYRSRFPAESKKRTAAAYSQLYPLLWWKSRHLEKREGTGEQLLEGKEEGRPGLAEQRLFPEYDYYEWWEKQQRPQGALRQGHPQQKSPSIGSRVPAKRQHKVEQLAQLLSYRKKAAEFPELYTSREDARRRQASRSDRSLSQRPLTEEEEKELEHLAAMELELQKIAQKFKDKRRG; encoded by the exons ATGGGGCCGCTGGCGCTGCTCGGCCTCCTGGCGGCCGCCGCCCTGGCAG GTgtcagcacagcaccagtggcCAAAGAGCAGCTTGAAGAACTG GTAACAGAGTGCATAGTGGAGGTCCTGTCCAATGCTCTTTCGAAGCCAAATGCGCCACCAATTAATCCTGACTGCAAAGAGATCCTGAAGAAGG GTGGCAGAAACgacagagagagaagtgaaaacAACCAGCCTGAGGTGAGGCATTTGAAGGACACAGCAGAGACTGCAAAACATCTGCCTGGGAGTATGGAGGAAGAGCACAGACAGtcagaagaggagggaaaaaagtccATGAAAGGAAGCGATCAGAAGAAACTTGCCCAGGAGGAAGACAAAAGCAAGGAAGAGGAGACAGGACACCatgcagctgctgaggaagaggagctccacagagaggagaagaaacaCTACCAAGAGATTAGAGAGGAGAAGAGCTACCAGAGTGAAGAAGAAAGCCAAGACAGCCAAGGCCGTGCCAAAGAGGTCGAGCTTGCTGTTCTCAATAGGAAGTCCCCCTCCGAAGGCatgagcacagaggagctgcctgctggaggtGAGCAGCGCCCCACCGGCCGCTGGCGCTCGGGGGAGGCAAGGCAGAGCCCTTACAAAAGAGTTCCTGAAGGAGAAGagggggaggcagagggagggagaagtgaAAAACCCCACCAGGAGTCGAAGGAAGGTGATTTCTCCCATCAGCAGCAGCGTGCGGAGGCGGAGGAGAGTGAAGAAATGGAGGAGAAGAAGCCACCCTACAATCCCAGGAGGTATGGGAAGCAGAGAGTTGGTGACTCCTCTGAAGAGGAGAGAGGCCCtggtggtgaggaggaggaatcaAAGACAGAGGAGAGCCATCTCTGGGACAAGagaaaccagcaccagaagcagcaggaagcttcccagcagcagcgtGAGGAGGAGAGTGGCTCTTACAGGAGGCATGGATCTGAGGAGGTAGAAGAGAAGAGGCGTGCGGGCCAGGGAGCTGAGGAGTACAGAGAAAGGTGGCGGCAGAGTGAGGAGAGCAGCGAAGAAGAGACTCATCGGCAGAGGGAGGACAGCGACGAgaggtggcaggaggagaggaggcccCGCGACGGagcacaggagggctggaggcaCGGTTCGGAGGGGAGGACACATCTTGGAGGTGAGAGCCGGCAAGAGCTGGACAGGTACCTCGGCGGTggcagcaaggagaagcagcagggaggcagctccaGGGGGGCCAGCGAAGAGGAAGGCTTGCAGAAAGCCTTTGGTGGGCAGCGCAGAGCGGAGGCCAGGACACACCACAGCACCGGGGAGAGTGCGGAGCAGCTGCGCTACCTGGGAAACGGccgggagcaggaggaggtggaaaaGCAGCATCAGAGCAATGAGCAAATggaggatgaagaggaggaCGTGGAGGAGGGAAGGTATGCAGAGAGGGAAGGGTACAGGAGCCGCTTCCCTGCGGAGAGCAAGAAGAGAACGGCGGCAGCCTACAGCCAGCTCTACCCTCTGCTGTGGTGGAAGAGCCggcacctggagaagagggagggcacgggggagcagctgctggagggcaaGGAGGAAGGCAGGCCCGGCCTGGCCGAGCAGAGGCTATTCCCCGAGTACGACTACTACGAGTggtgggagaagcagcagcgcCCCCAGGGTGCTCTGAGGCAGGGCCACCCGCAGCAAAAGAGCCCCAGCATAGGCAGCAGGGTGCCCGCGAAGAGGCAGCACAAGGTGGAGCAGCTGGCGCAGCTGCTGAGCTACaggaagaaagctgctgagttcCCGGAGCTCTACACTTCTAGAGAGGACGCCAGGAGACGCCAGGCCAGCAGGAGCGACAGGAGCCTGAGCCAGAGGCCTCTGACAGAAGAGGAG GAAAAAGAACTGGAGCACCTGGCTGCCATGGAACTGGAGCTGCAAAAAATAGCCCAGAAGTTTAAGgacaagaggagaggctga